The Cryptococcus neoformans var. grubii H99 chromosome 4, complete sequence genome contains the following window.
TGTAATCGTGGCATGTGGCCAAAATTTAATTGTGGTTATACTTCACTTCTACATATCCAGCAGCCAGATCTACATGCTCGCCTTGACAAGGTTCACCAACCCCGTGATCCTTCCAGGAGTAGTAGGAGCGTAAGCAAGACCCACTAAACCTTTCAAGAACTGCCAAGCGGTCCCATCTTCCGGCAATGGGAAGTCTGGCGTTGTGTGTCAGTTTATCGACCTCGAATTTGGGAGAAATGCAAGATTTACCGACAGGCCGAGGGATGGTTGTCCTAATCCAAGAGAAGAATCGGTCTTCGGTAATGGCCTTGACGGAGCACAGGGATCGtaatccttcttcgccaccTATTGGTAATTTCATCAGAGCAATTTCAGGTCGACCTAAAACCAGGATATACCAAAGCGACCATGACCGCTAGCTTTCACGCCTCCGAAAGGCATTGCTTGGTTAAGGTAGAATACGCCCTGTACCAAATTTGTCAATTTCATGTGTCTTCCCTCGTTCAAATCTTCATAGCACCACACTGACGAAGCTAATTGTTATGTCAGCGCATACCTCATGGGACAGAAAAAATCGTACTTACTCATTGATAGCAACCATCCCACATTCCAACTTCGCCGCCACTCTTCTGcattccttcttgtccttgccaTACACACCCCCGCCCAATCCAAATTTTCCCTTATTCAACCATTCCACGGCCTCATTTACGTCATCATAAGGAACCACCGTCATCACCGGGGCAaacaactcttccttcgcaATAGCCATATCCATCGTCACATCAGCAATCAATGTAGGCTCAAAGTATGCGCCTTGGGGGTAAAGAGGATGTACGTAGGGGTGCCCACCGGCAAGAAGCCTGGCGccagaggagatggaggaggcgagaagagattgaagcTTAGGAATGGGGGCATGGGATATAAGGGAGCCGACGTCGTGTCCTGgtcgaagagcttgaactCGAGGGGTTAATATTTCGAGGAAGCGGGAGTACTGGGAACGGTGCACTAGGAAGAGCTCGATACCGATGCAATTTTGTCCGGCCTGTCATTTGTGTCAGCAGGTCTTGGTTCAATGGAGGTTTGAGACCTACAGACTGGCTGGAAGTTAAAGTTAGTAAGTATCTAGAAGGAACAATACGGGAAGACTCACAAGGCCCCACGCATCCAAGTGCTAGCGAAGAAATCAAGGTCGGTGCCAGGCAAGATGAATGCAGggtcctttcctccaagctCAATACACGTAGGAACCATGGtctcagcagcagcagcagcgacCTATGCAACACTGTCAATTTTGGCTCGGAAAGAGGACGTTTACTGACCTTCTTGCCGACCGGTTCGCTACCAATAACTGCGGTCATAAGTCAGCCACTCCTAAAATACGTTATCGAACGAACACACAAGTGATATGTTTGAATATCGGGTTTCTAGTCACCTTCTCAGCGCCCTCAGGTAAGCAAATGACTAGCTGTACAACCTCTGGGTCTAAACCACAGATCTTCAAACATTCTTTGATTCCACCAATGAACCACATTGAGCTCCACGCGACATGCTCTGAACATTTGACGACGATAGTGTTGCCAGCGAAGAGGGCAGCAATGATGGGGGAGAGTAAGTTATGGAAAGAGTAATTCCAGGATACGAGTGCAAGTACAGTACCGAGCGGTTGATAGTAGACCTTGGATACTTTGTGGGCTAAGAGCAAGTTACCGGCTCTCTTTTGCGGACTGAGAGATTTTTCACCGTGTTTGAGCAACCAGTCGATTTTGCTGAGAGAGGTCAGAATCTCTCCAAAGACAGCATCTACATCCGTCTTGCCTGTATCTCTACAGGCGACTTGTACGATATAGTCCATATCACGAAGCACCCAACCACGAACATTACGCAGGAAATGACGACGTTGGGAGAAAGTCGTTCGAGACCAAGAGAAGGTATTGTTGGCTTTGGATATCTGGAGAGATACTTCTTCAGCAGTgtggaggggaagagtaTTCAGATGGTACTGTTAGAAATTAGCTAATCTCTACTTTTATCACAAAATGAAAACACTCACTCCAGTAGAGGGATCATAGCAAGTAATATGTTCTCGTTTTCTCCCCGAAAGACCAGTTTCAGGGGGTAAGAGGCTTTCGTCTTCCAAATGAGAAAACAAGTTAGGGTTCTCTAGTACTCTGCCCTCCCATTGATTGCTTGCCTCCTGCAGTTCTTCGTAAGTACCAGCGCAAAAGTATCGTACAGCAGGCACAGAAATACAAACTTTAGGCAAAGGATATCCAAATCTGACCACTTTTCTCTCATTTTTCCACGAATTGTACTTCCTGACCCATGTAGGTAGCTTGAAAAAGGCTATGATAAACACAATGCTAAGGTTTATCCGGTTTGGTGGATTATAGATGGTAAGCCATATCTCGCCAAGGGTAAGAGCTGAGAGCCAGATGAAGTAGGGCTGCAGCCGAGCTGGTAAGCAAGAGATTGATTCGAGCATGGCTGAGTAGACCTAGGTGGTCAAGAAAGCTCCCTTCGTGTTGTCGTGTACGTTAAGGGAAAGcggaaaaggaaatgggTGCACAGGTCGTTACAACCTCGCGTCGTTAACGCTTCTTCCGTCGTTCTGCCCGGCGTGATTtatttgttgttgctggccTCCACTTAGCTGACCGCTTTTTCGGCCATATGATATCCGCCTCAGACATGCATGGTCTGGTTCTAGCTGTTGGATCTCAGACATAAAAGACACAATATAAGGGGCCGACATGGCATAACAGAAACAGCAGCTTGCAACTCATACATAGGGGGAGCCACACTGTAAATAATCAATCAGATTGCTAGCGAAACACGAACGCACTGCGATCAGGACACTCTATAAACCCATTTCTGGTACCTTTTGCTTCCGCGCCATATTAGAAAGATGTAAGTCGTTTGCCAGTTCTACTTTGTTCGACAACGTTATTTTGATGCGCTAGCCCCTTCCCCATTCACCTAAAAATGGACGCAAAATCCCTCCTGCGAGCAAAGAAAGCCGAAGCAAGAATAAATCATCCTTATGCCACCTACAATGTATCTGGTGTACTTCGTTGCTCCATTTGTGCTGTCCCAGGTACGCTTACTTGCTCTGTATGACGCCCTCGATACTAAGCCTTATCTCTTCAGTGAAACAATGGGATGCCCACCTTCTAACAAAACAACATCGCACTTCTGTCGCTCGTGAAAAggcagagagagaaaaaagcgAACGAGCAAAACGTCCCCGCCCCGAAACCGAAGTCGTAGCCGGATCATCTTCTAAACGTCCCAAAGTTACGCAACAA
Protein-coding sequences here:
- a CDS encoding meiotic Sister-Chromatid recombination aldehyde dehydrogenase, variant, which translates into the protein MLESISCLPARLQPYFIWLSALTLGEIWLTIYNPPNRINLSIVFIIAFFKLPTWVRKYNSWKNERKVVRFGYPLPKEASNQWEGRVLENPNLFSHLEDESLLPPETGLSGRKREHITCYDPSTGYHLNTLPLHTAEEVSLQISKANNTFSWSRTTFSQRRHFLRNVRGWVLRDMDYIVQVACRDTGKTDVDAVFGEILTSLSKIDWLLKHGEKSLSPQKRAGNLLLAHKVSKVYYQPLGTVLALVSWNYSFHNLLSPIIAALFAGNTIVVKCSEHVAWSSMWFIGGIKECLKICGLDPEVVQLVICLPEGAEKVTRNPIFKHITFIGSEPVGKKVAAAAAETMVPTCIELGGKDPAFILPGTDLDFFASTWMRGAFQSAGQNCIGIELFLVHRSQYSRFLEILTPRVQALRPGHDVGSLISHAPIPKLQSLLASSISSGARLLAGGHPYVHPLYPQGAYFEPTLIADVTMDMAIAKEELFAPVMTVVPYDDVNEAVEWLNKGKFGLGGGVYGKDKKECRRVAAKLECGMVAINDFVSVVL
- a CDS encoding meiotic Sister-Chromatid recombination aldehyde dehydrogenase, which produces MLESISCLPARLQPYFIWLSALTLGEIWLTIYNPPNRINLSIVFIIAFFKLPTWVRKYNSWKNERKVVRFGYPLPKEASNQWEGRVLENPNLFSHLEDESLLPPETGLSGRKREHITCYDPSTGYHLNTLPLHTAEEVSLQISKANNTFSWSRTTFSQRRHFLRNVRGWVLRDMDYIVQVACRDTGKTDVDAVFGEILTSLSKIDWLLKHGEKSLSPQKRAGNLLLAHKVSKVYYQPLGTVLALVSWNYSFHNLLSPIIAALFAGNTIVVKCSEHVAWSSMWFIGGIKECLKICGLDPEVVQLVICLPEGAEKVTRNPIFKHITFIGSEPVGKKVAAAAAETMVPTCIELGGKDPAFILPGTDLDFFASTWMRGAFQSAGQNCIGIELFLVHRSQYSRFLEILTPRVQALRPGHDVGSLISHAPIPKLQSLLASSISSGARLLAGGHPYVHPLYPQGAYFEPTLIADVTMDMAIAKEELFAPVMTVVPYDDVNEAVEWLNKGKFGLGGGVYGKDKKECRRVAAKLECGMVAINDFGVFYLNQAMPFGGVKASGHGRFGGEEGLRSLCSVKAITEDRFFSWIRTTIPRPVDFPLPEDGTAWQFLKGLVGLAYAPTTPGRITGLVNLVKASM